A stretch of Clostridia bacterium DNA encodes these proteins:
- the xdhB gene encoding xanthine dehydrogenase FAD-binding subunit XdhB: MYDISKYKEATSVEEALRYLGDDPKSIAIAAGSDVLIKIREGKLAGASLVSIIKIEELKHITIDDEENIHIGPLVNFTQLEEDAIIKERIGYLGKAGGTMGGPQLRNIATIGGNICNGATSADSGSTLVCLNAELVLTSEGGQRILPIEKFYIGPGKVDLKPGELLTDIIIRKDEYAGYEGKYTKFAQRKSMDIATIGCAVMIKKEGNTIKDLRLGYGVAAPTPVRCPITEKFAKGLELTRENAQAIGKKALEDVSPRDSWRGSKAYREQLIKVLAERAIIDIAEGGGE, translated from the coding sequence ATGTACGATATTTCTAAATACAAAGAAGCGACTAGTGTCGAGGAGGCATTGAGATATTTAGGAGATGACCCCAAGAGTATAGCCATAGCTGCTGGATCCGATGTCTTAATTAAAATCAGAGAAGGCAAGTTGGCTGGCGCTAGCTTGGTCAGTATTATCAAGATTGAAGAGTTGAAGCACATAACCATAGACGACGAAGAAAATATTCATATCGGCCCCTTGGTAAATTTCACGCAGCTTGAAGAAGATGCCATTATTAAGGAACGGATTGGCTATCTGGGCAAGGCTGGCGGAACGATGGGAGGCCCCCAACTTAGAAACATCGCTACCATAGGAGGGAATATCTGCAATGGTGCTACCTCCGCAGATTCTGGTTCGACCCTGGTATGTCTAAATGCTGAACTAGTGCTTACTTCTGAGGGAGGGCAACGCATACTGCCTATTGAAAAATTCTACATTGGACCGGGAAAAGTAGACTTGAAACCGGGAGAACTCCTGACTGACATTATCATCCGGAAAGATGAATATGCCGGGTATGAAGGCAAGTATACTAAGTTTGCTCAGAGAAAATCTATGGATATTGCAACCATTGGTTGTGCTGTGATGATTAAAAAAGAAGGAAATACAATCAAAGACTTGCGCTTAGGCTATGGTGTAGCAGCACCGACACCAGTTCGTTGCCCAATAACCGAAAAATTTGCGAAGGGCCTTGAACTGACAAGGGAAAATGCGCAGGCTATTGGTAAAAAAGCGCTCGAAGATGTGAGCCCGAGGGATTCTTGGCGAGGTTCTAAAGCGTACCGAGAGCAACTCATCAAAGTGTTGGCGGAACGCGCCATCATAGATATAGCTGAAGGCGGGGGTGAATAG
- a CDS encoding (2Fe-2S)-binding protein has product MLKKISLTVNGTKRSVEIDERESLLEVLRDKLGLTSVKQGCGVGECGACAVLIDGISIDSCIYLASWADGKEIRTVEGLEVDGKLSEVQQAFVDEGAVQCGFCIPGFVISATELKESGKKYTRDEVRRALSGHLCRCTGYQKIVEATEKALEKK; this is encoded by the coding sequence ATGCTAAAAAAAATCAGTTTAACAGTGAATGGAACCAAAAGAAGCGTAGAAATTGACGAGCGGGAGTCCTTGCTCGAGGTTTTGCGTGATAAATTGGGTCTTACTTCTGTAAAACAGGGATGCGGGGTCGGAGAATGCGGTGCATGTGCTGTATTAATTGACGGGATAAGCATCGATAGCTGCATCTATTTGGCTTCTTGGGCGGATGGCAAGGAAATTCGTACAGTGGAAGGTTTGGAAGTAGACGGGAAACTGTCTGAGGTACAACAGGCCTTTGTTGATGAGGGAGCGGTCCAATGTGGATTTTGTATCCCTGGTTTTGTAATTTCGGCAACCGAGCTCAAGGAAAGTGGCAAGAAATATACCAGGGACGAGGTTAGAAGAGCCTTGTCTGGACACTTGTGCCGTTGTACAGGCTACCAAAAAATCGTAGAGGCGACGGAGAAAGCGCTCGAGAAAAAGTAA
- a CDS encoding molybdopterin-dependent oxidoreductase — protein sequence MKEIRFTLNGEKMHAEVDGEQKLLGYLRNETHLYSVKNGCNTGQCGACTVIIDGKAKRACVTKMEKLDGAVIETLENLHKDGSLHPIQKAFIQGGAIQCGFCTPGMIMATKALLDVNQDPSDEEIKQALKFNICRCTGYVAILESVRLAGRFLRGEEEYHEPQGDLGVGKSPYGRDVVAKAMGLPIFADDRSFENMLYGKLVYANRPHAKIVSIDTSKAEAMEGVETVATHKDIPGFDRFGLINKNQQILAEDEVIFVGDPVAVVYAETLEIAEQAAKLVEVEYKDLPGVFTPQEAIESDTVFFHGKKTLSETQVHRGDIEKGFAQADVIVENEFYVPFVEHAYLEPECGLSHYDSKGVLVLLSSSQGSYSFKTMMMDMLKLSGDEVRVIATPAGGAFGGKEEPTVQLHCALGTYLTKRPVKITMTREESIMASTKRHAEWLNYKLGAKKDGTLVAFKGEALVDTGAYDSLGAPVTFRTGVCTAGPYSIPNVETKSTSYYTNNTPGGAFRGFGSTQVAFASEVMMDMLAEKLGMDPIDLRLKNALRPGWQTITGQTVEPGTGLIGTIEVVRDSWEKQKDNFKPSGPNKKIGIGFASAYKNVGLGTGLNDKAGAVFDLVDGEITVYQGASEMGQGTGIVMGQIAATATGIPYKAIRVISNDTGLCPDGEETTASRQVYISGHAIKSAGEGFMDNLRYFILKHFGLESAQIRYLTEGIEDTRTGNVISWQTIGDKLQETGESVRFEVEHSAPDTVPLPANNLPKEGDDPQEYKIHSQYCYASQMAIVEVDETTGDYRVLKIIAANDLGKAINPKQVEGQIAGGTLMGVGYGTSEAYIQEKGIVKTKTLAKCGVPKITDAPDIECLIVEEPVLDGPYGAKGMGELPVNPAAPAIVNAIYNAVGVRITSLPATKDKVAKALGL from the coding sequence ATGAAAGAGATCAGATTTACTTTGAATGGAGAGAAGATGCATGCTGAGGTGGACGGAGAGCAAAAACTCCTCGGCTATTTGCGAAATGAGACGCATCTGTATAGTGTGAAGAATGGTTGTAATACTGGCCAGTGTGGTGCTTGTACCGTCATCATTGATGGAAAAGCGAAACGAGCTTGTGTGACCAAGATGGAAAAATTGGATGGTGCCGTGATTGAGACACTGGAGAATTTACACAAAGATGGGTCACTGCATCCTATTCAGAAAGCGTTTATCCAAGGTGGGGCGATTCAGTGTGGTTTTTGTACTCCAGGTATGATTATGGCCACCAAAGCCCTTTTGGATGTGAACCAAGACCCAAGTGATGAAGAAATTAAGCAGGCGTTGAAGTTTAATATCTGTCGTTGTACCGGCTATGTTGCGATTTTGGAATCGGTACGTTTGGCAGGAAGATTTCTCAGGGGTGAGGAAGAATACCATGAGCCACAGGGCGATTTGGGTGTAGGAAAGTCTCCGTATGGAAGAGATGTGGTGGCCAAGGCGATGGGCTTGCCCATCTTTGCGGACGACCGTTCTTTCGAAAATATGCTATACGGTAAATTGGTATACGCAAATAGGCCGCACGCCAAAATAGTATCCATTGATACTAGCAAGGCTGAAGCAATGGAAGGCGTAGAAACTGTCGCGACACATAAGGATATCCCAGGGTTTGACCGCTTTGGGTTAATTAACAAGAATCAGCAGATCCTAGCTGAAGATGAGGTCATTTTTGTAGGCGACCCAGTAGCAGTAGTATATGCTGAGACGCTAGAAATTGCCGAACAAGCAGCCAAACTGGTCGAGGTGGAGTATAAGGACTTACCAGGGGTGTTTACGCCCCAAGAGGCCATAGAATCGGATACAGTGTTCTTTCATGGCAAGAAGACCCTCAGTGAAACACAGGTGCACCGTGGTGACATAGAAAAGGGATTTGCACAAGCTGACGTGATCGTCGAGAATGAGTTTTACGTGCCTTTTGTGGAGCATGCTTATTTAGAACCGGAATGTGGTTTGTCCCACTATGATAGCAAGGGTGTTTTAGTCTTGTTAAGTTCCAGCCAAGGAAGCTACTCCTTTAAAACCATGATGATGGATATGTTGAAATTATCTGGGGATGAGGTACGGGTAATTGCTACCCCGGCCGGTGGAGCTTTCGGGGGTAAAGAGGAACCTACGGTTCAGTTACACTGTGCCTTGGGAACATATTTGACAAAAAGGCCAGTCAAAATAACCATGACCAGGGAAGAGTCCATTATGGCTTCTACCAAACGGCATGCTGAATGGCTAAATTACAAATTGGGTGCTAAGAAGGATGGTACACTGGTGGCCTTCAAGGGTGAAGCGCTGGTGGATACCGGGGCGTATGATTCGTTGGGAGCTCCTGTAACCTTTAGAACGGGAGTCTGCACAGCAGGCCCATATAGTATTCCCAATGTGGAAACCAAATCCACTAGTTACTACACCAACAATACGCCAGGAGGAGCCTTCCGTGGCTTTGGCAGTACGCAGGTAGCTTTTGCTTCCGAAGTGATGATGGATATGTTGGCTGAAAAATTAGGAATGGATCCTATCGACTTGCGTTTAAAGAACGCATTGAGACCAGGCTGGCAGACCATTACCGGACAGACCGTGGAACCAGGCACAGGATTGATTGGCACCATTGAGGTGGTGCGAGATTCATGGGAAAAACAAAAGGATAACTTCAAACCTTCTGGACCAAACAAGAAAATCGGTATTGGCTTTGCCTCTGCATACAAGAATGTAGGTTTAGGCACTGGCCTAAACGATAAGGCTGGGGCAGTCTTTGACCTTGTGGATGGGGAGATTACTGTATACCAAGGAGCATCTGAGATGGGCCAGGGTACAGGTATTGTAATGGGACAAATTGCGGCAACGGCTACAGGAATCCCTTACAAGGCCATTCGTGTCATTTCCAACGATACTGGTCTTTGTCCAGACGGGGAAGAAACCACAGCCTCTAGACAAGTATATATTTCCGGGCATGCCATAAAGTCTGCTGGCGAGGGATTTATGGATAACTTGAGATACTTTATCCTGAAGCACTTCGGTTTAGAAAGTGCTCAAATTCGTTATCTAACCGAAGGCATTGAAGATACTCGGACTGGAAACGTTATTTCCTGGCAAACGATTGGTGATAAGTTGCAGGAAACGGGAGAAAGCGTGCGCTTTGAAGTGGAACATTCCGCTCCGGACACCGTTCCACTACCGGCCAACAACTTGCCCAAAGAGGGAGATGACCCTCAAGAGTATAAGATTCACTCCCAATACTGCTATGCAAGCCAAATGGCTATAGTAGAAGTAGATGAAACGACTGGCGACTATAGGGTCTTAAAGATTATTGCAGCCAATGATCTTGGTAAAGCCATTAATCCAAAGCAGGTTGAAGGCCAGATTGCCGGCGGAACTCTGATGGGAGTCGGGTATGGGACTAGCGAA